A window of the Pecten maximus chromosome 19, xPecMax1.1, whole genome shotgun sequence genome harbors these coding sequences:
- the LOC117318182 gene encoding ribosome biogenesis protein slx9-like isoform X1 — MGKMKKNRQKFHAAAKKKDDNKVEIVDMLDMETDMKPPAPTFEDDNIFKGLKINKETLKQELPDFDTRSTITSKSLKGLNMKKKDKKKLRHELWMKKLSSIDKAKTEAKAKKKRQQTPVVGDIRILGDALPTLDLLLKGSSGPKSSDKKETTTKSIPREKQRRKQMLNNISLFKQVLAHPSYIENPTDTIREHLQNKLLQEETMDT, encoded by the exons ATGGGTAAAATGAAAAAGAACCGACAGAAGTTCCATGCAGCGGCCAAGAAGAAAGATGACAACAAGGTTGAAATAGTGGATATGTTGGATATGGAAACTGATATGAAG CCGCCGGCACCAACTTTTGAAGATGATAACATATTTAAAG GACTGAAGATAAACAAAGAGACATTAAAACAGGAGCTGCCTGACTTTGATACCCGAAGTACGATAACCAGCAAGTCTCTCAAAGGCCTCAACATGAAGAAAAAAGACAAGAAGAAATTGAGGCATGAACTATGGATGAAAA AGCTGAGTTCTATAGACAAAGCTAAGACAGAAGCCAAAGCCAAGAAGAAAAGACAACAAACACCGGTAGTTGGTGATATCAGAATACTTGGTGACGCCCTGCCAACCCTCGATCTTTTATTAAAGGGGTCATCAGGCCCAAAATCAAG TGACAAAAAAGAGACTACTACAAAAAGTATTCCGAGAGAAAAACAAAGGCGGAAACAAAT GTTGAACaacatttctttatttaagCAAGTGTTAGCTCATCCATCTTATATTGAGAATCCTACAGACACAATCAGGGAACACCTACAGAACAAACTACTACAGGAGGAAACCATGGatacatag
- the LOC117318181 gene encoding ubiquitin-conjugating enzyme E2 E1-like: protein MASSSASASTQPVLSPAAVSSQRRTSAPTVKDSKTSKQTKNHSTSAKRLQKELAEITLDPPPNCSAGPKGDNLYEWVSTILGPKSSVYEGGVFFLDLNFSQDYPFKPPKVTFRTRIYHCNINNQGHICLDILKDQWSPALTISKILLSVTSLLSDCNPHDPLVGNIAQQYLTNREEHDKIAVQWTKRFAT from the exons ATGGCTTCGTCAAGTGCCAGTGCAAGCACACAACCTGTCCTTTCACCAGCAGCAGTGTCCAGTCAAAGACGTACCTCTGCTCCAACTGTCAAGGATTCCAAGActtcaaaacaaaccaaaaaccaCAGCACAAGTGCCAAAAG ATTACAAAAGGAACTAGCAGAGATCACACTGGACCCTCCACCTAACTGCAG TGCTGGaccaaagggagacaacctaTACGAATGGGTTTCCACTATACTGGGGCCAAAGAGTTCTGTCTACGAAGGCGGTGTGTTTTTCTTAGACCTGAACTTCTCACAAGATTATCCATTTAAACCACCAaag gtgACGTTTCGTACTCGGATTTACCATTGTAACATCAACAATCAGGGCCACATATGTCTCGATATTCTAAAGGACCAGTGGAGTCCAGCCCTGACCATCTCCAAAATACTCCTCTCAGTGACCTCCCTCCTCTCAGACTGTAATCCACACGACCCTTTAGTGGGCAATATTGCACAGCAATATTTGACCAATCGTGAGGAGCATGACAAAATAGCTGTGCAGTGGACCAAGCGATTTGCAACATGA
- the LOC117318182 gene encoding protein FAM207A-like isoform X2, translating into MGKMKKNRQKFHAAAKKKDDNKVEIVDMLDMETDMKPPAPTFEDDNIFKGLKINKETLKQELPDFDTRSTITSKSLKGLNMKKKDKKKLRHELWMKKLSSIDKAKTEAKAKKKRQQTPVVGDIRILGDALPTLDLLLKGSSGPKSRSIITIDR; encoded by the exons ATGGGTAAAATGAAAAAGAACCGACAGAAGTTCCATGCAGCGGCCAAGAAGAAAGATGACAACAAGGTTGAAATAGTGGATATGTTGGATATGGAAACTGATATGAAG CCGCCGGCACCAACTTTTGAAGATGATAACATATTTAAAG GACTGAAGATAAACAAAGAGACATTAAAACAGGAGCTGCCTGACTTTGATACCCGAAGTACGATAACCAGCAAGTCTCTCAAAGGCCTCAACATGAAGAAAAAAGACAAGAAGAAATTGAGGCATGAACTATGGATGAAAA AGCTGAGTTCTATAGACAAAGCTAAGACAGAAGCCAAAGCCAAGAAGAAAAGACAACAAACACCGGTAGTTGGTGATATCAGAATACTTGGTGACGCCCTGCCAACCCTCGATCTTTTATTAAAGGGGTCATCAGGCCCAAAATCAAG GAGTATCATCACCATCGATCGTTAA